The following are encoded in a window of Kitasatospora sp. NBC_01250 genomic DNA:
- a CDS encoding tetratricopeptide repeat protein yields the protein MLQHLITQDTGLRMVPTDRDELTTAVDQLHEELRALPEGADLARTRVLTRWIGIGEMSLGNHGEARTFLRQSLDLAAAIGNTRAVVATGLNLGDAHRYAGDIHAADALYRRALDTARGQHPELVDFALQHFGKHLTEQGNLAPARAHLEEALRLRLAKGEPELIDSTKAALDRVALLIDQANAKASAGDGATPGQWSGRWTSWLQSRTTARTPARWAKEFPTLRDAVSGLTAHQRVHPRHLRDQSFPAELIAAMAEEAEKAVAADGYLHNGKWNAAVGNAANRFAGQVDLAAVVARSPGLEVEQPHTAVYIAYLEEGQFLDFHVDEFGFGEANLILCLKHGRPTGAPRVSTTVFINADGYLECDLAAGDCVVFDGALTPHGRTSLSAGESVTLISFGFRARAQAPRTITHLPPVPG from the coding sequence GTGCTCCAGCACCTCATCACACAAGACACCGGCCTGCGGATGGTTCCCACCGACCGGGACGAGTTGACCACCGCGGTCGACCAACTCCACGAGGAGCTGCGGGCCTTGCCCGAAGGGGCCGATCTCGCCCGGACTCGGGTCCTGACCAGGTGGATCGGCATCGGCGAGATGAGCCTGGGCAACCACGGCGAAGCCCGCACGTTCCTCCGGCAGTCGCTCGATCTGGCCGCAGCCATCGGCAACACCCGGGCCGTCGTCGCCACCGGGCTCAATCTCGGCGATGCACACCGGTATGCCGGCGACATTCATGCTGCGGACGCGCTCTACCGCCGCGCGCTGGACACCGCGCGAGGCCAGCACCCAGAACTCGTGGACTTCGCCCTCCAGCACTTCGGCAAGCACCTCACGGAGCAGGGCAACCTCGCTCCGGCCCGGGCCCACCTGGAAGAAGCGCTGCGCCTGCGGCTCGCCAAAGGTGAGCCAGAGCTGATCGACTCCACCAAGGCCGCACTCGACCGTGTCGCGCTGCTGATCGACCAGGCCAACGCCAAGGCATCAGCAGGAGACGGTGCGACACCGGGCCAGTGGAGTGGTCGGTGGACCTCATGGCTCCAGTCGCGCACCACGGCCCGGACACCGGCCCGGTGGGCAAAGGAGTTCCCCACTCTCCGGGACGCTGTGAGCGGGCTCACCGCACACCAGCGCGTGCACCCGCGCCACCTGCGCGATCAGTCGTTCCCCGCTGAGCTGATCGCCGCTATGGCGGAGGAGGCCGAGAAGGCCGTAGCCGCCGACGGATACCTCCACAACGGCAAGTGGAACGCGGCCGTTGGGAACGCCGCGAACCGCTTCGCCGGACAAGTCGATCTCGCCGCTGTCGTAGCGCGGTCCCCCGGTCTGGAGGTCGAGCAGCCGCACACTGCCGTCTACATCGCGTACCTGGAGGAAGGGCAGTTTCTCGACTTCCACGTTGACGAGTTCGGCTTCGGCGAGGCCAACCTGATCCTGTGCCTCAAGCACGGGCGCCCCACCGGTGCGCCCAGGGTCAGCACCACCGTCTTCATCAACGCCGACGGCTACCTCGAATGCGATCTCGCCGCAGGTGACTGCGTCGTATTCGATGGCGCGCTCACGCCGCACGGCCGGACGTCCCTCAGCGCCGGAGAGAGCGTCACCCTCATCAGCTTCGGTTTCCGCGCGCGTGCCCAGGCTCCGCGCACGATCACGCACCTCCCACCGGTCCCTGGGTAG
- a CDS encoding DUF397 domain-containing protein has product MVVQVDPQGPALVFGPAAWRTFVTALHGGGLSGDC; this is encoded by the coding sequence ATGGTGGTTCAAGTCGATCCACAGGGGCCCGCGTTGGTCTTCGGGCCCGCGGCCTGGCGGACGTTCGTGACGGCGCTGCACGGTGGGGGGCTCTCCGGCGACTGCTGA
- a CDS encoding tetratricopeptide repeat protein, whose translation MSATRPAAPDADRHLALVGARRRDREACRAALALPPLLLPVIAAHRRLRGPYTVAGTLLRAVVPDALERHPELVAAHEVELLTVAPELRDLVPATRETLTSLAVPEERTRFYSRWRTLRIAHGLMEFLRDLLAVDGFGPRTLVVDDLDRADPTDQEFMAVLLRRMDPAVLTVVVQSTARLLEPVPRDPWVEPGTPAGEDLPALLRGCRRVEAVPTEPASSEAVPGGPASSEAVPDEAVPDEAAADAAALRARAARYVTGDATDDDPGALDAYQRLPLDERRRLHDQRADELVAAAEPSLALGAIPYHREHGSDPVGTGAPALAHAMDTCMLLGFYDATIDFCERGRALVDWEQRPDLWWQFTSKMPTSLSALGRAEEAEAICDEARAQTTKPVIHIQCAYATSMLYTRHREPTRRDHQRALAWINEAIAMASLLPDPRLRAFNTVFHHNGLALIEGHRGRPHAALELVTAGLAELDRELGPDEHHLHRSVLRHNRAQVLTGLGRLDEALEEYRAVLAVDPSYPEYHFDLGNLLRRMGREQEALEAYERALRLGPPFPEVFYNRGDVRNAAGDVEGALADFGYVLELDPGFVDAYVNRAGIRLDLEDVDGAERDALAGLKREPGNAYLRAVLGHVHAAREEHTAAREAFDRALAADPDLVAALCGRAAVAHQLGDADTALADLRHAVELAPDDPGVRYNHAFALRSAGRWDAALAELDIAAELLPDDPDVLAAREECRAEAAAGR comes from the coding sequence ATGTCCGCCACTCGGCCCGCCGCACCGGACGCCGATCGACACCTGGCCCTGGTCGGAGCACGGCGACGCGACCGTGAGGCGTGCCGCGCCGCCCTCGCGCTGCCGCCGCTGCTGCTGCCCGTGATCGCGGCGCACCGCAGGCTGCGCGGCCCCTACACGGTGGCCGGCACCCTGCTGCGGGCCGTCGTCCCCGACGCGCTGGAGCGCCACCCGGAGCTGGTCGCCGCGCACGAGGTCGAACTCCTCACCGTCGCACCGGAACTGCGCGACCTGGTCCCCGCCACGCGCGAGACGCTGACCTCGCTGGCCGTGCCCGAGGAGCGCACCCGGTTCTACTCGCGCTGGCGGACCCTGCGGATCGCGCACGGGCTCATGGAGTTCCTGCGCGACCTGCTGGCCGTCGACGGGTTCGGTCCCCGCACGCTCGTCGTCGACGACCTGGACCGTGCCGACCCCACCGACCAGGAGTTCATGGCCGTCCTGCTGCGGCGGATGGATCCCGCGGTGCTGACCGTGGTGGTGCAGAGCACGGCCCGGCTGCTCGAACCGGTGCCCCGCGACCCGTGGGTGGAGCCGGGCACGCCTGCGGGCGAGGACCTGCCCGCGCTGCTGCGCGGCTGCCGGCGCGTCGAGGCGGTGCCGACGGAGCCGGCGTCGAGCGAGGCGGTGCCGGGCGGGCCGGCGTCGAGCGAGGCGGTGCCGGACGAGGCGGTGCCGGACGAGGCAGCGGCGGACGCTGCGGCGCTGCGAGCCCGTGCCGCACGCTACGTGACCGGGGACGCGACCGACGACGACCCCGGCGCACTCGACGCCTACCAGCGCCTCCCGCTGGACGAGCGCCGACGCCTGCACGACCAGCGCGCCGACGAGCTGGTCGCCGCCGCCGAGCCGTCGCTGGCGCTCGGCGCGATCCCGTACCACCGCGAGCACGGGAGCGACCCGGTCGGAACCGGCGCACCGGCGCTGGCGCACGCCATGGACACCTGCATGCTCCTCGGCTTCTACGACGCCACCATCGACTTCTGCGAGCGCGGTCGCGCGCTCGTCGACTGGGAGCAACGCCCGGACCTGTGGTGGCAGTTCACCAGCAAGATGCCCACCTCGCTGTCCGCGCTGGGGCGCGCCGAGGAGGCCGAGGCGATCTGCGACGAGGCCCGTGCGCAGACCACCAAGCCGGTGATCCACATCCAGTGCGCCTACGCGACCTCGATGCTCTACACCCGGCACCGCGAGCCCACCCGACGCGACCACCAGCGTGCCCTGGCCTGGATCAACGAGGCCATCGCGATGGCCTCGCTGCTGCCCGACCCCAGGCTGCGCGCCTTCAACACGGTCTTCCACCACAACGGGCTCGCGCTGATCGAGGGCCACCGGGGCCGGCCGCACGCCGCGCTGGAGCTCGTCACGGCGGGCCTGGCCGAGCTGGACCGCGAACTCGGCCCCGACGAGCACCACTTGCACCGCTCCGTGCTGCGGCACAACCGGGCGCAGGTGCTGACCGGGCTGGGCCGGCTGGACGAGGCGCTGGAGGAGTACCGGGCGGTGCTCGCCGTCGATCCGTCCTACCCGGAGTACCACTTCGACCTGGGCAACCTGCTGCGCCGGATGGGCCGGGAGCAGGAGGCGCTGGAGGCCTACGAACGGGCGCTGCGGCTGGGGCCGCCGTTCCCGGAGGTCTTCTACAACCGCGGTGACGTCAGGAACGCCGCGGGGGATGTCGAGGGCGCCCTCGCCGACTTCGGCTACGTCCTCGAACTGGACCCCGGCTTCGTGGACGCCTACGTCAACCGGGCCGGTATCCGGTTGGACCTGGAGGACGTGGACGGTGCCGAGCGCGACGCGCTGGCGGGCCTGAAGCGCGAGCCGGGCAACGCGTACCTGCGGGCCGTGCTCGGTCACGTGCACGCCGCCCGCGAGGAGCACACGGCGGCCCGGGAGGCGTTCGACCGGGCGCTCGCGGCCGACCCCGACCTGGTCGCGGCGCTCTGCGGCCGGGCCGCCGTGGCACACCAGCTGGGTGACGCCGACACCGCGCTCGCCGATCTGCGGCACGCGGTGGAGCTGGCGCCGGACGATCCCGGCGTGCGTTACAACCACGCGTTCGCGCTGCGCAGCGCCGGCCGCTGGGACGCCGCGCTCGCCGAGCTGGACATCGCCGCCGAACTGCTGCCCGACGATCCGGACGTGCTCGCGGCCCGCGAGGAGTGCCGGGCCGAGGCCGCGGCCGGACGATGA
- a CDS encoding helix-turn-helix domain-containing protein encodes MDGALAWTDGAVAVRTNHRPAPETVDRAGSCSVQAITELTDAERELGLALYRLRAEGGLSLRALAKLMGYSAHSVFADVEKARRFPSESLIRCYEEHFDVPPDSLMALRRRALRERAVRLTARFAAASSAGPSPTPSPSPSPSASPSPSPALAVAPVVAPARPLPTGGTRFGDAVHGLLPYLRRTGRCLARTLRAGRSWPRRPR; translated from the coding sequence GTGGATGGTGCGCTCGCCTGGACGGACGGCGCGGTGGCCGTGCGGACGAACCACCGGCCGGCGCCGGAGACGGTCGACCGGGCCGGCTCGTGCAGCGTGCAGGCGATCACGGAACTGACCGACGCGGAGCGTGAGTTGGGTCTGGCACTGTACCGGTTACGGGCGGAGGGCGGACTGTCCCTCAGAGCCCTGGCGAAGCTGATGGGGTACAGCGCGCACAGCGTGTTCGCCGACGTCGAGAAGGCCCGGCGGTTTCCCTCCGAGTCGCTGATCCGCTGCTACGAGGAGCACTTCGACGTGCCGCCGGACTCCTTGATGGCCCTGCGCCGGCGGGCGCTGCGCGAGCGGGCCGTGCGGCTCACCGCGCGGTTCGCCGCCGCCAGCTCGGCCGGGCCCTCGCCGACGCCATCGCCGTCGCCGTCGCCGTCGGCCTCACCGTCGCCGTCACCGGCGCTGGCAGTGGCGCCGGTGGTGGCGCCTGCGCGGCCGTTGCCGACCGGCGGCACTCGCTTCGGCGACGCCGTCCACGGCCTGCTCCCGTACCTGAGAAGAACCGGGCGATGTCTGGCGCGCACCCTGCGCGCGGGCCGGTCCTGGCCGCGCCGCCCCCGCTGA
- a CDS encoding isocitrate lyase/PEP mutase family protein, giving the protein MTNLHDKAVLFRSLHAGDQVLALANVWDAASARLVEAAGARAIATTSAGVCWGLGAADGGRLGRDQALDLIARVTSAVRVPVTADIENGYADTADGVAETVAGVLAAGAVGVNLEDAHHFGDSPLRAVADQCERIAAARAAADAAGIPLFVNARVDTYLCAVGDPATRLRETLDRATAYVAAGADGVFVPGVTDPRTVTALAGGLAVPLNVLAGPGAPTVAELGRLGAARVSLGSSVAEAAYAVARRAAEELFGAGTYTALAEPIAYQDLNSLMHAPR; this is encoded by the coding sequence ATGACAAACCTGCACGACAAGGCCGTCCTCTTCCGCTCCCTGCACGCCGGTGACCAGGTGCTGGCCCTCGCCAACGTCTGGGACGCGGCCAGCGCCCGGCTGGTCGAAGCCGCCGGAGCCCGCGCGATCGCCACCACCAGCGCCGGGGTCTGCTGGGGGCTGGGCGCCGCCGACGGCGGCCGGCTCGGCCGCGACCAGGCCCTCGACCTGATCGCCCGGGTCACGTCCGCGGTCCGGGTCCCGGTGACGGCCGACATCGAGAACGGCTACGCGGACACCGCGGACGGCGTGGCCGAGACCGTCGCCGGCGTACTGGCCGCCGGGGCCGTGGGCGTCAACCTGGAGGACGCCCACCACTTCGGCGACAGCCCGCTGCGCGCCGTCGCCGACCAGTGCGAGCGGATCGCCGCCGCCCGGGCCGCCGCCGACGCGGCCGGGATCCCGCTCTTCGTCAACGCGCGCGTCGACACCTACCTGTGCGCCGTCGGCGACCCCGCCACCCGGCTGCGCGAGACCCTGGACCGGGCCACGGCCTATGTCGCGGCGGGCGCCGACGGCGTCTTCGTTCCCGGCGTCACCGACCCGCGGACCGTCACGGCCCTGGCCGGCGGCCTGGCGGTCCCGCTCAACGTGCTGGCCGGCCCGGGAGCCCCCACCGTCGCCGAGCTCGGCCGGCTCGGCGCGGCCCGGGTCAGCCTCGGCTCCTCGGTCGCCGAGGCCGCCTACGCGGTCGCCCGCCGCGCCGCCGAGGAGCTGTTCGGCGCGGGCACCTACACCGCGCTCGCCGAGCCGATCGCCTACCAGGATCTCAACTCCCTCATGCACGCCCCCCGGTAG
- a CDS encoding nuclear transport factor 2 family protein has translation MQEETARSAIDTFISAFNASDDSYVTALLSQALTSDVVFWGPLGRSEGIAAVERFVLDIRHHPAGTGRMVRCSEVDMPDEWARYRWVFTMPDGGPRLAGTDVVHLRRSLIDQVIVFAGEIEPFAS, from the coding sequence ATGCAGGAAGAGACCGCTCGCTCCGCGATCGACACGTTCATCTCCGCGTTCAACGCCTCGGACGACAGCTATGTGACTGCCCTGCTCTCCCAGGCCCTGACCTCGGACGTGGTCTTCTGGGGGCCGTTGGGCCGCAGCGAAGGCATCGCGGCGGTCGAGCGGTTCGTGCTGGACATCCGGCACCACCCGGCGGGGACCGGCAGGATGGTGCGCTGCTCAGAGGTGGACATGCCTGACGAGTGGGCCCGGTACCGGTGGGTCTTCACCATGCCGGATGGAGGCCCCCGCCTGGCGGGAACGGATGTCGTCCATCTGCGGCGGAGCCTCATCGACCAGGTCATCGTCTTTGCGGGCGAGATCGAGCCGTTCGCCTCCTGA
- a CDS encoding formyltransferase family protein: protein MILVGSGALLKRATTHALATGHRVDLVVTNDPADAPAGGVPHLVTTDVNTEAEQLTARCTDGVVWSINNWMIFRAPVLDSGLRIYNIHNGLLPQHRGLPSAAIAYALLQGHAEYGATLHQVDAGIDTGQVLAEQPFPIAPDARYHQVLLRGIQACHQLFQRTLPAIAAGHPPEPPLPRTPLPGAYYGRRSLRELPAHAAHPAYPRATDVGVAAPFVPELVTALSAPSP from the coding sequence GTGATCCTCGTCGGAAGCGGCGCGCTGCTCAAGCGGGCCACCACCCATGCGCTGGCCACCGGCCACCGGGTCGACCTGGTGGTCACCAACGACCCGGCCGACGCCCCCGCGGGCGGGGTCCCCCACCTGGTGACCACCGACGTCAACACCGAAGCGGAGCAACTGACCGCCCGCTGCACCGACGGCGTGGTCTGGTCGATCAACAACTGGATGATCTTCCGCGCGCCCGTGCTCGACTCCGGCCTGCGGATCTACAACATCCACAACGGCCTGCTCCCGCAGCACCGCGGCCTGCCCTCGGCCGCCATCGCCTACGCCCTGCTGCAGGGCCACGCCGAGTACGGCGCCACCCTCCACCAGGTCGACGCGGGCATCGACACCGGCCAGGTACTGGCCGAGCAGCCCTTCCCGATCGCCCCCGATGCCCGCTACCACCAGGTCCTGCTCCGCGGCATCCAGGCCTGCCACCAGCTCTTCCAGCGCACCCTGCCCGCCATCGCCGCCGGCCACCCGCCCGAGCCGCCGCTGCCCCGCACCCCCCTCCCCGGCGCCTACTACGGCCGCAGGTCCCTGCGCGAACTCCCCGCCCACGCCGCCCATCCCGCCTACCCCCGTGCCACCGACGTCGGCGTCGCCGCCCCCTTCGTCCCCGAACTCGTCACGGCCCTGAGCGCCCCGAGCCCCTGA
- a CDS encoding non-ribosomal peptide synthetase: protein MASNDTTPSGRSQREAVFRRPVSPPEWFYLAAQRLGRAMVQQLVVEGDPGSEPTPQALRAAVAQAAVACPGSRLVRRGRHWVDSGRPPQVLVAAPGSAPDAELRTGTAVLAEPLDAEAGVGCEVVLLPGAADRPSALLFRVSHAVMDGHGAQLWVQEVFRALRGEQPRPARSPLTDQRLLAEVGATGRRPALLLDQPSPLGPLQGAAAGRPGAVWRRRTLPGRHRSLTARLAQAFADATGAPRARLMVPVDLRRHIATGAAATGNLSLPVFLDLPRGGDWRTAHAELLGALAEHRELSGGFESGLARLPLPVATELLRAGQAVASRRDRHMASAIVSHLGRAELSHYSGGGFTARSLYLLPVHAPLVPVSCAAVELADRTEVTVSCQGPDRDLAERADELMDRLAATITGSAPAAAARRTAPDATAPEAATPAARTATPPAAAPDATVVELFRAQAARTPQAVALDGPAGPVSYAELDRRSDAVAAELLRRGTARAAVVGLLVERSPAGLAALWGILKAGACYLPLDPRHPDARIADVLQEAGAVACLTERHLEHRLTAATDTHVLAVESILTAATEAAAPTTAPAIDPAQLAYVIYTSGSTGRPKGVQIEHRSLAAFAQWATELCGIDADTRFAFLGSYSFDVSAFPIFLPLLHGGTIVLVPDEPSRPALHELVTRHRPDTFAITPSHLELIEHYDLELTGVRTLMAVGEQFTRAAADRARRRVGPDTRIINGYGPTEATVICLAHVLDGSESGPVVPIGLPGPFAQVELVELVDGEEQPIGPERTGAVGEILVSGLQLARGYLGRPDLDAERFPVGADQLRRYRTGDLARRLPGGALEFIGRNDDQVKIAGHRIEPAEVQAVLERHPAVRRAGVVARTRSGGSVALCAYVLPATDQSEAHSEAELPAILREFTAELLPAHLVPAVVLVVAELPSTVSGKTDFAALPDPFAGEADPSADASADEPSDSTPPTAEAAGPAEAAEPEQSDVTDRLTALWSRMLGTDRARLGPDSDFQELGGDSLAVLEMLSTIADELLTAPQASLFTTDLRDHLAELTIQRVGDAIHRARRTAPRQATGASA, encoded by the coding sequence ATGGCTTCCAACGACACGACACCGAGCGGCCGTTCGCAGCGGGAGGCGGTCTTCCGGCGTCCGGTGTCGCCGCCCGAGTGGTTCTACCTCGCCGCCCAGCGGCTGGGTCGGGCCATGGTGCAGCAGTTGGTCGTCGAGGGAGACCCCGGAAGCGAGCCGACCCCGCAGGCACTGCGTGCGGCGGTGGCGCAGGCCGCCGTGGCCTGCCCCGGCTCGCGGCTGGTGCGCCGGGGCCGCCACTGGGTCGACTCCGGCCGCCCGCCGCAGGTCCTGGTGGCCGCGCCCGGCAGCGCGCCGGATGCCGAACTGCGCACCGGCACCGCGGTCCTGGCCGAGCCGCTGGACGCGGAGGCAGGGGTCGGCTGCGAGGTCGTGCTGCTGCCCGGCGCGGCGGATCGGCCCAGTGCGCTGCTCTTCCGGGTCAGCCATGCCGTGATGGATGGGCACGGCGCGCAGCTGTGGGTGCAGGAGGTGTTCCGGGCGCTGCGCGGCGAGCAGCCCAGGCCCGCCCGCTCGCCGCTGACCGACCAGCGGCTGCTCGCGGAGGTCGGCGCCACCGGGCGGCGCCCCGCCCTGCTGCTCGACCAGCCCTCGCCGCTGGGGCCCCTCCAGGGGGCCGCCGCCGGGCGCCCCGGCGCGGTGTGGCGGCGGCGCACGCTGCCCGGCCGGCACCGCTCGCTCACCGCCCGGCTGGCCCAGGCGTTCGCCGATGCCACGGGCGCGCCCCGGGCCCGGCTGATGGTGCCGGTCGACCTGCGCCGCCACATCGCCACCGGAGCCGCGGCCACCGGCAACCTGAGCCTGCCCGTCTTCCTGGACCTGCCCCGCGGCGGTGACTGGCGCACCGCCCACGCGGAGCTGCTCGGCGCCCTCGCCGAGCACCGCGAGCTGTCCGGCGGCTTCGAGAGCGGCCTGGCCCGGCTGCCGTTGCCGGTGGCCACCGAATTGCTGCGCGCGGGCCAGGCGGTGGCGTCGCGCCGGGACCGGCACATGGCCTCGGCGATCGTCTCCCACCTGGGCCGGGCCGAGCTGTCGCACTACTCGGGCGGCGGCTTCACCGCGCGCTCGCTCTACCTGCTGCCGGTGCACGCGCCACTGGTGCCGGTCTCCTGCGCGGCGGTCGAGCTGGCGGACCGCACCGAAGTCACCGTGAGCTGCCAGGGGCCCGACCGCGACCTCGCCGAGCGCGCCGACGAGCTGATGGACCGGCTGGCCGCGACGATCACCGGGTCGGCGCCCGCCGCGGCCGCCCGCCGCACCGCTCCCGACGCCACCGCACCTGAAGCCGCCACGCCCGCAGCCAGGACCGCCACTCCCCCCGCCGCCGCACCCGACGCCACCGTGGTCGAGCTGTTCCGCGCGCAGGCGGCCCGGACGCCGCAGGCCGTCGCGCTCGACGGCCCCGCCGGCCCGGTCAGCTACGCCGAGCTGGACCGCCGCTCGGACGCGGTGGCCGCGGAGCTGCTGCGCCGCGGCACCGCGCGGGCGGCCGTGGTCGGGCTGCTCGTCGAGCGCTCCCCGGCCGGCCTGGCCGCACTCTGGGGCATCCTCAAGGCCGGGGCCTGCTACCTCCCGCTGGACCCGCGACACCCGGACGCCCGGATCGCCGACGTGCTCCAGGAGGCGGGTGCGGTCGCCTGCCTGACGGAGCGTCATCTTGAGCACCGGCTCACCGCCGCCACCGACACACACGTCCTGGCCGTCGAGTCCATCCTGACGGCCGCGACCGAGGCCGCTGCCCCCACCACCGCCCCCGCGATCGATCCGGCGCAGCTCGCCTACGTGATCTACACCTCGGGCTCCACCGGTCGCCCCAAGGGCGTCCAGATCGAGCACCGCAGTCTGGCCGCCTTCGCCCAGTGGGCCACCGAGCTGTGCGGGATCGACGCGGACACCCGGTTCGCCTTCCTCGGCTCGTACTCCTTCGACGTCTCCGCCTTCCCGATCTTCCTGCCGCTGCTGCACGGCGGCACGATCGTGCTCGTCCCCGACGAGCCGAGCCGCCCCGCGCTGCACGAGCTGGTGACCCGGCACCGGCCCGACACGTTCGCGATCACCCCCTCCCACCTGGAGCTGATCGAGCACTACGACCTCGAACTCACCGGTGTGCGCACCCTGATGGCCGTCGGCGAGCAGTTCACCCGGGCCGCCGCCGACCGGGCCCGGCGCCGGGTCGGACCCGACACCCGGATCATCAACGGGTACGGCCCCACCGAGGCGACGGTGATCTGCCTGGCCCACGTCCTCGACGGCAGCGAGAGCGGACCGGTCGTGCCGATCGGGCTCCCCGGCCCGTTCGCGCAGGTCGAGCTCGTCGAGCTGGTCGACGGCGAGGAGCAGCCGATCGGCCCCGAGCGCACCGGCGCGGTGGGCGAGATCCTGGTCTCCGGGCTCCAGTTGGCGCGCGGCTACCTCGGCCGTCCGGACCTGGACGCCGAGCGGTTCCCGGTCGGCGCCGACCAGCTGCGCCGCTACCGCACGGGCGACCTGGCCCGCCGACTGCCGGGCGGCGCACTGGAGTTCATCGGCCGCAACGACGACCAGGTGAAGATCGCCGGCCACCGGATCGAACCCGCCGAGGTCCAGGCCGTCCTGGAGCGCCACCCGGCCGTGCGCCGGGCCGGCGTGGTGGCCCGCACCCGCTCCGGTGGCTCGGTGGCACTGTGCGCGTACGTACTGCCCGCCACGGACCAGAGCGAGGCCCACAGCGAGGCCGAACTCCCCGCCATCCTGCGCGAGTTCACCGCCGAGCTGCTGCCCGCCCACCTGGTGCCCGCGGTCGTGCTGGTGGTCGCCGAACTCCCCAGCACGGTCAGCGGGAAGACGGACTTCGCCGCCCTGCCGGATCCGTTCGCCGGGGAGGCCGATCCGTCCGCCGACGCCTCCGCCGACGAGCCCTCCGACTCAACCCCGCCCACCGCCGAAGCCGCCGGGCCCGCCGAGGCCGCCGAACCGGAGCAGTCGGACGTCACGGACCGGTTGACCGCACTGTGGTCCCGGATGCTCGGCACCGACCGGGCCCGGCTCGGCCCCGACTCCGACTTCCAGGAGCTGGGCGGCGATTCGCTCGCGGTCCTGGAGATGCTCTCCACCATCGCCGACGAGCTGCTCACCGCCCCGCAGGCGAGCCTGTTCACCACCGACCTGCGCGACCACCTCGCCGAGTTGACCATCCAGCGGGTCGGTGATGCGATCCACCGCGCCCGGCGGACCGCCCCGCGCCAGGCCACCGGAGCGTCGGCGTGA
- a CDS encoding NAD-dependent epimerase/dehydratase family protein has product MKVLVTGASGFLGGHLVDGALRAGHEVRALVRPTSDLSYLATLPDVELAYGDLGDADSLREAVKGVDVVHHSAARVEEHGTRAQFTEENIGGTTRLLTAARQAGAQRFVFISSPSALMGRSDGDRLDIDESTPYPDRWHNLYSETKAIAERRVLAADRPGFTTLSLRPRGIWGPRDHSGFVPRMVGKMLTGNLPDLSGGKRVLVSLCHCDNAVEAALRAAEAPAERVGGRAYFIADQEQTDLWAFLATLAGLFGGRPPTRRIPPLVRDALVEAIELLWLIPPLAASRQRPLSRYTVALLTRSTTYRTAAAERDFGYVPVTDQETGLARLLEWVQSIGGAEEFARPGH; this is encoded by the coding sequence ATGAAGGTCCTGGTGACCGGTGCCTCCGGCTTCCTCGGCGGCCACCTGGTCGACGGCGCGCTGCGGGCCGGGCACGAGGTGCGTGCCCTGGTCCGCCCGACCAGCGACCTCTCCTACCTCGCCACCCTGCCCGACGTGGAACTCGCCTACGGCGACCTGGGCGACGCCGACTCGCTGCGCGAGGCGGTCAAGGGCGTGGACGTGGTGCACCACAGTGCCGCGCGGGTGGAGGAGCACGGCACCCGGGCCCAGTTCACCGAGGAGAACATCGGCGGCACCACCCGGCTGCTGACGGCGGCCCGGCAGGCCGGCGCGCAGCGGTTCGTCTTCATCAGCAGCCCCAGCGCACTGATGGGACGCTCCGACGGGGACCGGCTGGACATCGACGAGTCCACCCCCTACCCCGACCGCTGGCACAACCTCTACTCGGAGACCAAGGCCATCGCCGAGCGGCGGGTGCTGGCCGCCGACCGGCCCGGCTTCACCACCCTCTCGCTGCGCCCGCGTGGCATCTGGGGTCCGCGCGACCACTCCGGCTTCGTGCCGCGGATGGTGGGCAAGATGCTCACCGGCAACCTGCCCGACCTGTCCGGCGGCAAGCGGGTGCTGGTGTCGCTGTGCCACTGCGACAACGCGGTCGAGGCCGCGCTGCGGGCCGCCGAGGCCCCGGCCGAACGGGTCGGCGGACGGGCGTACTTCATCGCCGACCAGGAGCAGACCGACCTGTGGGCCTTCCTGGCCACACTGGCCGGCCTGTTCGGCGGCCGGCCGCCGACCCGGCGGATCCCGCCGCTGGTCCGCGACGCCCTGGTGGAGGCGATCGAACTGCTCTGGCTGATCCCGCCGTTGGCGGCGAGCCGGCAGCGTCCGCTGAGCCGCTACACGGTGGCGCTGCTCACCCGCTCCACCACCTACCGCACGGCGGCGGCCGAACGGGACTTCGGCTACGTTCCCGTGACGGACCAGGAGACCGGTCTGGCCCGGCTGCTGGAGTGGGTCCAATCGATCGGCGGCGCCGAGGAGTTCGCCCGGCCGGGCCACTGA